Below is a genomic region from Desulfobotulus pelophilus.
GACGGCGCAGAATTCCTTTGAGAGGCTGGATGATATCCGTGAGACAAAACTCCTCCCTCCGGGTTCCGCTGAGACCTTGCATGATGCCATGGAATTTATTTCCATGGTCCGTCTTCGGAGTCAGGCCCACAGCCTGCAGCAGGGCTTGGAAGTGAACAACAAGGTTAATCCGGAGAATTTAAGCCGTTTTGATCGGCGGAATCTTAAAGAGGCATTTCAGGTTGTCAGCAACGCCCAGAAATTCATACGCTTTCGATACTGATTCGATACTGATTCGATACTGATTCGATACTGATTCGGTACTGATTCGGTACGGAAGGGTTCTGCCATCAGGGAGTAGGCCGGACCCCAACCGTTCCAAAGGAAAAAGATGCTGTACCCCCCATGGAAAAATCATCGTTCCAACCATACAGAGAAGGCTGTTGTGTCATGGCCGGAGCTTTTTGCCCAGCAAGCAGCGGATTCCCGTCACTCTCTTTTGCAGTATTATTATGGATGCGGTTCTGTGGATGGGGATACACCTCTGTGCCGTGTTCCCCTGCTCTCTCTGGATGTAGAAACCACGGGTCTGCATCCGGGGCGGGATGCCATTATCAGTATGGGTGCCGTGCCTTTTACGCTGGAACGAATTTACAGCAGCCGTTCACGGTACTGGGTTGTGAATCCCGGGCGTCCTCTCACGCCAGACTCCGTTATTATCCATGGCATTACCCATTCACGGATTCTTAACAGTCCTGATTTGATGGAGGTTTTACCGGATCTGCTGGCTGTTATGGCCGGTTCCGTTATGGTGGTTCACTGTCGTCAGATGGAACGTCAGTTTCTGGATGCAGCCTTGCGAAGCCGTATGGGAGAAGGTATTGTTTTTCCCGTAATTGATACCATGGATATGGAGGCCCGGTATCTGCGGCAGGGAATGGGTTACTGGCTGAGGCAGTTTTTCGGGATGCATCCCCGATCTGTCCGTCTTGCGGACAGCCGCACTCGCTATCATCTTCCTTTTTACAGGCCCCATCATGCCCTTACGGATGCCCTTGCCACGGCAGAGCTTTTTCAGGCTCAGGTGGCATGGCGTTATGATCCGTATACACCGGTGAAAGAGCTGTGGTTGTAAGCCGGAGGGTTAAGATCAAGCCGTTGGTCATGGCTGGATCGGGCTGGAAAGATCTCAGTGGGCAGGGTCGGGTGATTCGGTACGCATGAGGGCCAGAAAATCCGTGAAACTGGTTGTCTGCAGGGCTTTCTGCAGCATGGGCTCATGGCGGAAAAGACCTGCAATCTCTGAGACAATGGTAAGCTGGATGGCAGGCTCGGATACGGGTGTAAGGATAAGAAAGAGAATCCGGGCCCGTTGATCGTCCGGTGCATCAAAATCAATGCCTTGGCGTGAGATACCTGCAATAATAACAGGCTTTTTCAGTTCGTGCAGACGAGCATGGGGGATGGCAATTCCGTTTCCAATGCCTGTACGGAGGGTGGATTCCCTCTCCCACACCCTTGCAGCGGTGTGATCTGTATCCAATCCCAGGTGTTCGCAGGCAGGCTGTACCATTTCACGGATGACGTCTTCGGGGCTGTGTGCCTTGAGATCGCTGATGAAAAAACGTGAAGTCAGTAGGTCGGCAAGCCGCAGGTGCTGTTTGTACTGGAGGGTGATACGGATCATGGGACCACTGATCATGGAGGTACCCATGGCCATGATAACGAGAGCCACAAAGAGCTTTTCCTCAATGATCCCCGCCTCAAGTGCCAGAAGACCCACGATGATGCCCATGGCTCCAACGGAAACCATGGAAAAACCGGCAGCCAGAGATTCCCGTGGCCGCATTCCTCCCCAGCGTGCACCGAAAAAGGCACTGCCGACTTTGCAGATTACGGCAAGGGCTGTTACCAGAAGCACCAGTTGGAGGTCGAAGTGGCTGATGAAATTAACCTTCAGACCGATACTGGCAAAGAAAATGGGGGCAAAAATATAGGAAACAAAGTGGTCGATGGTAAAGCGTGTCCGTTCCCGGAGGTGTGCCGAATCGCCCAGAGCGGCTCCCACCAGAAAGGCGCCGAACATGGCATGGATACCGATCCATTCGCAAAGGGCAGCACCCAGCAGGGCGAGGATAATGGCAAAGCTCAGTTCACCGCCGGGCCATCGGGTATAGGCCTGCACAAAAGGAAGAACCGTATGAATGGCCTGTCTTCCGATAGTTAGGATCAGGAGGGTGAAAGTCAGGGTCAGGCCAATGGTAAGACCTATGGGCATGGTCTGACAACCTTCTCCCATCATGCTGAGAATTATGGCGAAAATAATCCATCCGGCCAGATCATTGAAAATGGCTGCGCTGATGACCACCATACCAAGATCGCTCCGGTAAAGATCCATGTCCATGAGGGTTTTGGCAATGATGGGCAGAGCGGATATGGAGATGCCTATGGCAAGAAAAAGGGCGAAAAGAACGGGCGGCGATCCGCTGCCCCGTCCCATGGTTTCCGGGATAAACCAGGCTGTGGTAAACGCTGCGGCAAAGGGTATGAGCAGGCTGGCGGCACCAATGGTAAGTCCGGTTTTCCCCTGTCGCCAAAGGGTGGAAAGATCCACTTCTATACCGGCAACCATGAGGAAAAGAATGATGGCGATGGTGGCAATGGTGTCCAGAGCAATGGCATTGGCTCCCGTGACCGGAAAGAGAAACAGGTTGACTTCGGGAAAAAGAGTGCCAAGGACCGTTGGTCCCAGAAGAATGCCTGCCATCAGCTCTCCCAGTACGGCGGGCTGGCGGAGGCTCCGTGCCAGCTCACCCAGAACTCTTGCCGTGGCAAGGAGCAGGCCAAGGGCCAGCAGCATTACCAGGATATTGTGGGGTGAGAGACTTTCCATAGTTCTTCTTTGCTGAGATGGCAGAATCAGATCGGAAGCGGATTATGTGATTCGGCATGGGAAAAAGTGCTGCTATGATATGTGGCGAAAAGACGGATGAAATCCTAATCTATTTTCAGGATGAAAACACCTTTATTATGGGTCGCATTACTGAAAAAGGAAAAAAGTGCCCGTAAAGGAAAGGTGCTGTGCTGATAGGGAGACAGGGTGACGTATTCAGGAAAGGGTTTTGATCAGACCCAGGCGAATGCCGAAAGCCACCAGTATACCCCCGCTGATTCCTTCCAGCCAACGCCTTATGGCAGGATTTGTAAGCCAGTAACGCAGGCATTGCAACCCGTGGGCAACAAGGCATAGCCAGGTCAGGGCCATCATAAAGTGCAGGCTTGCCAGAAAGAAGGATTTCAGTACGGCCGGATCCTGGGGGTGGATGAACTGGGGCAGAAAGGCCATATAAAAGACAGCGGTTTTCGGGTTGAGTACATTGGATAAAAAGCCTTCCCTGAAGGCTTTGATTCGGGAGGTTGTTTCGGTATTCTGTCCCGCGGGTGCAGAAAAAAATGAGTCCTGGCTGCCAGCCGCACGCCGAAGGCTTTTGCACCCAAGCCATATGAGATACAGAGCCCCCAGGGTTTTGACCATGGAAAAAAGAGAGGCTGACTGCATGAGAATAAAAGAGATTCCCAGAGCAGAAAGTCCTGCATGAACAAAAAGCCCGCAGCAGACACCAAGGGCCGTGAGATCCCCTTTGCCGCTGCCTCCCGTCAGGGTATTGCGGATTACAAGTAAGGTGTCCGCCCCCGGAACAAGAGTGAGCAGGAGCATGGCAAGAAGAAAGGCGGGAAGGGATGCGTCAACCATTGGGTCTCCGTGAGAGGGAAATCAATGAAGTCCTGTGTGGACTTACTCCTGTACAGGCCCCTTTGTCCATAAGAAAACAGGCATTGATGAACGCAGGCCCCGAAAGACAAAATGTTGATCAGACCTGGGGTTGCGTTTTAACGTTTGTGGGCGGACGGGTATGGAGAAAATCCTTCACTCCGTGGCAATTCCTTTCCGTCGGGCGGTAATGATGAATAGATGAACTCGGGTTTGCGGTCGGATTGCGGGTGTGCCTTCGTTTGAAGAGGATAGAAGCGAGCAGATCGACCCCCTGGGTGAAGGAGATGTGGTATGAAGAAGTGCGGATATCTGCTGACCCTTGCCATTCTGCTGGTGTCACTGGCCGAAACCGTGCGGGCCAGAGATATGGCTGTTACAGTGTTTGCCGGACAGAGC
It encodes:
- a CDS encoding 3'-5' exonuclease — encoded protein: MLYPPWKNHRSNHTEKAVVSWPELFAQQAADSRHSLLQYYYGCGSVDGDTPLCRVPLLSLDVETTGLHPGRDAIISMGAVPFTLERIYSSRSRYWVVNPGRPLTPDSVIIHGITHSRILNSPDLMEVLPDLLAVMAGSVMVVHCRQMERQFLDAALRSRMGEGIVFPVIDTMDMEARYLRQGMGYWLRQFFGMHPRSVRLADSRTRYHLPFYRPHHALTDALATAELFQAQVAWRYDPYTPVKELWL
- a CDS encoding cation:proton antiporter domain-containing protein, whose protein sequence is MESLSPHNILVMLLALGLLLATARVLGELARSLRQPAVLGELMAGILLGPTVLGTLFPEVNLFLFPVTGANAIALDTIATIAIILFLMVAGIEVDLSTLWRQGKTGLTIGAASLLIPFAAAFTTAWFIPETMGRGSGSPPVLFALFLAIGISISALPIIAKTLMDMDLYRSDLGMVVISAAIFNDLAGWIIFAIILSMMGEGCQTMPIGLTIGLTLTFTLLILTIGRQAIHTVLPFVQAYTRWPGGELSFAIILALLGAALCEWIGIHAMFGAFLVGAALGDSAHLRERTRFTIDHFVSYIFAPIFFASIGLKVNFISHFDLQLVLLVTALAVICKVGSAFFGARWGGMRPRESLAAGFSMVSVGAMGIIVGLLALEAGIIEEKLFVALVIMAMGTSMISGPMIRITLQYKQHLRLADLLTSRFFISDLKAHSPEDVIREMVQPACEHLGLDTDHTAARVWERESTLRTGIGNGIAIPHARLHELKKPVIIAGISRQGIDFDAPDDQRARILFLILTPVSEPAIQLTIVSEIAGLFRHEPMLQKALQTTSFTDFLALMRTESPDPAH
- a CDS encoding LysE family translocator; its protein translation is MVDASLPAFLLAMLLLTLVPGADTLLVIRNTLTGGSGKGDLTALGVCCGLFVHAGLSALGISFILMQSASLFSMVKTLGALYLIWLGCKSLRRAAGSQDSFFSAPAGQNTETTSRIKAFREGFLSNVLNPKTAVFYMAFLPQFIHPQDPAVLKSFFLASLHFMMALTWLCLVAHGLQCLRYWLTNPAIRRWLEGISGGILVAFGIRLGLIKTLS